A portion of the Manihot esculenta cultivar AM560-2 chromosome 2, M.esculenta_v8, whole genome shotgun sequence genome contains these proteins:
- the LOC110608844 gene encoding uncharacterized protein LOC110608844, whose amino-acid sequence MDSHHFLFISAAIFLSLTLNFPSKSDATAELSKHPNKLLIQVCNQSAEYGFCMHLMRTKPRILSAKSIRTVANFALAITRKRSIITRNLFNRLSTVAKNPGTREAFKECGDYLNGTVAMLNLNGLEGGTASLDVHYALDNVEYCVNVLRDAKVVSPKISGAIDDWKKYYHVAYATVLILEDETPAGA is encoded by the coding sequence ATGGATTCTCATCACTTCCTCTTCATCTCCGCAGCAATTTTCTTATCTCTCACCCTTAATTTCCCATCCAAATCAGACGCAACAGCGGAACTTTCCAAGCATCCAAACAAGCTACTGATACAAGTCTGCAATCAAAGTGCTGAATATGGATTCTGCATGCATCTCATGAGAACGAAGCCCCGAATACTATCAGCAAAAAGCATCAGGACAGTCGCCAACTTTGCCCTGGCAATAACAAGGAAGCGATCGATCATTACGAGGAATCTTTTCAACAGGTTGTCGACCGTAGCCAAGAATCCTGGAACTAGAGAAGCGTTCAAGGAGTGTGGAGATTACTTGAATGGAACTGTCGCAATGCTTAATCTTAATGGGCTCGAAGGTGGAACGGCATCGTTGGATGTTCATTACGCTCTTGATAATGTTGAGTACTGTGTGAATGTTTTGAGAGATGCTAAGGTTGTCAGTCCGAAGATTTCTGGCGCCATTGATGACTGGAAGAAGTATTATCATGTTGCTTATGCTACTGTATTAATTCTAGAAGATGAAACTCCTGCAGgagcttaa
- the LOC110603444 gene encoding pectinesterase inhibitor, translating to MGSTIRVFFTIFLCLLLQSEAAPPESLLKELCTNSKNPDFCMETFNADPRTSSATDVLGLAKIGLDLAAKNARETRDHMQELSASATTEPQAKPALNQCVELYNYVAAIFRNANVEVENGDYEKANYDTLTAANYVGNCEKSLANAKANIQSVADKIQVSKYFCDIADRVTDMP from the coding sequence ATGGGTTCCACAATCAGAGTATTTTTCACAATTTTCTTGTGTCTACTCCTGCAATCAGAAGCAGCACCGCCTGAATCACTCCTCAAAGAGCTATGTACCAACAGCAAGAATCCCGATTTTTGCATGGAAACCTTCAACGCCGATCCTCGAACATCCTCGGCAACTGACGTCCTTGGCCTGGCGAAGATTGGCCTAGACTTAGCCGCAAAGAACGCGCGAGAGACTCGTGATCACATGCAAGAGTTGTCGGCAAGCGCAACGACTGAACCCCAGGCCAAGCCAGCTTTGAACCAGTGTGTTGAATTGTATAATTACGTAGCAGCAATCTTCAGAAACGCAAACGTGGAAGTTGAAAATGGTGATTACGAGAAAGCAAACTATGATACGCTGACGGCTGCCAATTATGTTGGAAATTGCGAAAAGTCATTGGCCAATGCCAAAGCTAATATTCAATCGGTTGCCGATAAAATTCAAGTCTCTAAATATTTTTGTGATATTGCAGATAGGGTTACAGACATGCCCTAG
- the LOC110609264 gene encoding pectinesterase inhibitor-like: MGSRIRVFFTIFLFLLLQSEAETPESLLKELCVNSKNPNFCMETFNADPRTSSANDILSLAKIGLDLATKDSLKTRDHIQELSASKMTEPQFKPALNLCVESYNGIAASFRSAYGEVEEGEYETANYDTLIAADDAGNCNKSLANAKARIQSVADKIQVTRYFSDIGDRVTTLL, encoded by the coding sequence ATGGGTTCCAGAATCAGAGTATTCTTCACAATTTTCTTGTTTCTCCTCCTCCAATCAGAAGCAGAAACGCCTGAATCacttctcaaagagctatgtgTCAACAGCAAGAATCCCAATTTTTGCATGGAAACCTTCAACGCCGATCCTCGAACATCCTCGGCAAATGACATCCTTAGCCTGGCGAAGATTGGCCTAGACTTAGCCACAAAGGACTCACTGAAGACTCGTGATCACATCCAAGAGTTGTCGGCAAGCAAAATGACTGAACCCCAGTTCAAGCCAGCTCTGAACCTGTGTGTTGAATCGTATAATGGCATAGCAGCATCCTTCAGAAGCGCATATGGGGAAGTTGAAGAAGGAGAGTACGAGACAGCAAACTATGATACGCTGATTGCTGCCGATGATGCTGGAAATTGCAATAAGTCATTGGCCAATGCCAAAGCTCGTATCCAATCGGTTGCCGATAAAATTCAAGTCACTAGATATTTTAGTGATATTGGAGATAGGGTTACAACCCTGCTTTAG
- the LOC110609263 gene encoding protein S-acyltransferase 8 isoform X2: MAKRVYEVWKGSNVLVLLFLTSARDPGIIPRNSHPPEEEFRYDSVEVGGRQTPSLQFPRTKEVMVNGIPVRVKYCDTCMLYRPPRCSHCSICNNCVERFDHHCPWVGQCIGLRNYRYFFMFVSSATLLCIYVFAMSAVYIKILMDDYQSTVWRAMKESPASVILMAYCFISLWFVGGLTGFHLYLIGTNQTTYENFRYRADNRINVYNLGCFHNFLEVFCTEVKPSKNNFRAFVQEEAPRPPLLSTRKAEPEDVDGNPRAKVEDDLEIGEDLLKISQRRNIEAIEEDIRSRGSNGPPHNTTELDSVLSLDHPAPTIRSDTRHSSWGRRSGSWEIAPEVLANSNVTESKSCITSNDHANDDR; this comes from the exons GTGttggttcttctttttctcacATCAGCCCGTGACCCCGGTATTATCCCTCGTAATTCACATCCACCAGAGGAAGAGTTCCGTTATGATTCAGTTGAGGTTGGGGGAAGACAGACACCAAGCCTTCAGTTCCCTCGGACAAAGGAAGTTATGGTGAATGGCATACCTGTTCGAGTGAAGTATTGTGATACTTGCATGCTTTATCGTCCTCCCCGTTGCTCCCACTGTTCCATTTGTAACAATTGTGTGGAACGATTTGATCATCATTGCCCTTGGGTGGGCCAATGCATTGGTCTG CGCAACTACCGCTACTTCTTCATGTTTGTTTCCTCAGCAACTCTTCTTTGTATCTATGTGTTTGCCATGTCGGCCGtgtacattaaaattttaatggatGATTACCAAAGCACTGTCTggagagcaatgaaagaatcaCCAGCCTCTGTCATACTAATGGCCTATTGTTTTATCTCCCTCTGGTTTGTTGGTGGACTAACTGGCTTCCATTTGTACCTCATAGGCACAAACCAG ACTACATATGAAAATTTCCGGTACAGAGCTGACAACAGGATTAATGTGTACAACCTGGGTTGTTTTCATAATTTTCTAGAAGTATTTTGCACAGAGGTAAAGCCGTCAAAGAACAACTTCCGGGCATTTGTTCAAGAAGAGGCACCAAGGCCCCCTTTGCTCAGCACTCGGAAAGCAGAACCTGAAGATGTAGATGGGAATCCACGAGCAAAGGTTGAGGATGATCTAGAGATTGGTGAAGATCTGTTAAAAATTTCTCAACGTCGTAATATTGAAGCAATTGAAGAAGACATACGCAGCAGGGGAAGTAATGGGCCTCCTCATAATACCACAGAGCTGGATTCAGTTCTTAGTTTAGATCATCCAGCTCCTACAATTCGGTCAGACACAAGACATTCCAGTTGGGGAAGGAGAAGTGGGAGCTGGGAAATTGCACCAGAGGTCCTTGCCAATTCGAATGTCACTGAAAGCAAGAGCTGCATCACATCAAATGACCATGCCAATGATGATAGGTAG
- the LOC110609263 gene encoding protein S-acyltransferase 8 isoform X1, with translation MAKRVYEVWKGSNKFILSGRLIFGPDARSVLFTLLLIIVPVVIFCVFVVRHLLHQFSPHNAGYAILVVAIVFTICVLVLLFLTSARDPGIIPRNSHPPEEEFRYDSVEVGGRQTPSLQFPRTKEVMVNGIPVRVKYCDTCMLYRPPRCSHCSICNNCVERFDHHCPWVGQCIGLRNYRYFFMFVSSATLLCIYVFAMSAVYIKILMDDYQSTVWRAMKESPASVILMAYCFISLWFVGGLTGFHLYLIGTNQTTYENFRYRADNRINVYNLGCFHNFLEVFCTEVKPSKNNFRAFVQEEAPRPPLLSTRKAEPEDVDGNPRAKVEDDLEIGEDLLKISQRRNIEAIEEDIRSRGSNGPPHNTTELDSVLSLDHPAPTIRSDTRHSSWGRRSGSWEIAPEVLANSNVTESKSCITSNDHANDDR, from the exons AAGTTCATCCTTAGTGGGAGGTTGATATTTGGACCTGATGCTCGGTCAGTGCTTTTCACATTATTGCTGATCATTGTTCCAGTTGTGATcttttgtgtttttgttgtgaggcatcttcttcatcaattttcACCACACAATGCTGGGTATGCAATTCTGGTGGTGGCAATTGTCTTCACTATCTGT GTGttggttcttctttttctcacATCAGCCCGTGACCCCGGTATTATCCCTCGTAATTCACATCCACCAGAGGAAGAGTTCCGTTATGATTCAGTTGAGGTTGGGGGAAGACAGACACCAAGCCTTCAGTTCCCTCGGACAAAGGAAGTTATGGTGAATGGCATACCTGTTCGAGTGAAGTATTGTGATACTTGCATGCTTTATCGTCCTCCCCGTTGCTCCCACTGTTCCATTTGTAACAATTGTGTGGAACGATTTGATCATCATTGCCCTTGGGTGGGCCAATGCATTGGTCTG CGCAACTACCGCTACTTCTTCATGTTTGTTTCCTCAGCAACTCTTCTTTGTATCTATGTGTTTGCCATGTCGGCCGtgtacattaaaattttaatggatGATTACCAAAGCACTGTCTggagagcaatgaaagaatcaCCAGCCTCTGTCATACTAATGGCCTATTGTTTTATCTCCCTCTGGTTTGTTGGTGGACTAACTGGCTTCCATTTGTACCTCATAGGCACAAACCAG ACTACATATGAAAATTTCCGGTACAGAGCTGACAACAGGATTAATGTGTACAACCTGGGTTGTTTTCATAATTTTCTAGAAGTATTTTGCACAGAGGTAAAGCCGTCAAAGAACAACTTCCGGGCATTTGTTCAAGAAGAGGCACCAAGGCCCCCTTTGCTCAGCACTCGGAAAGCAGAACCTGAAGATGTAGATGGGAATCCACGAGCAAAGGTTGAGGATGATCTAGAGATTGGTGAAGATCTGTTAAAAATTTCTCAACGTCGTAATATTGAAGCAATTGAAGAAGACATACGCAGCAGGGGAAGTAATGGGCCTCCTCATAATACCACAGAGCTGGATTCAGTTCTTAGTTTAGATCATCCAGCTCCTACAATTCGGTCAGACACAAGACATTCCAGTTGGGGAAGGAGAAGTGGGAGCTGGGAAATTGCACCAGAGGTCCTTGCCAATTCGAATGTCACTGAAAGCAAGAGCTGCATCACATCAAATGACCATGCCAATGATGATAGGTAG